In Propionimicrobium sp. PCR01-08-3, one DNA window encodes the following:
- a CDS encoding amino acid ABC transporter ATP-binding protein has product MSERTTTPMIDAQDVHKFFGELHVLKGIDLCVQRGEVCVLLGPSGSGKSTMLRCINEMEQISAGRLYVNGELMGLREVSKNGATILHKLPDAEIARQRSRIGMVFQRFNLFPHMTALQNVMEAPRQVKKFSKQDAGQLAREQLARVGLTDRADHYPSQLSGGQQQRVAIARALAMDPDLMLFDEPTSALDPELVGEVLQVMKELAETGMTMIVVTHEVGFAREVADQVVFMDDGLIVERGSADQVINHPAQARTRDFFAKVL; this is encoded by the coding sequence ATGAGTGAACGCACGACTACCCCGATGATCGACGCGCAAGATGTCCACAAGTTCTTCGGCGAACTACATGTGCTGAAAGGGATTGATCTTTGCGTGCAACGCGGCGAGGTCTGCGTGCTGCTGGGGCCGTCGGGCTCGGGCAAATCGACGATGCTTCGTTGCATCAACGAGATGGAGCAGATCAGCGCCGGCCGGCTCTACGTCAACGGCGAGCTGATGGGCCTGCGTGAGGTCAGCAAGAACGGTGCCACGATCTTGCACAAACTTCCGGACGCCGAGATCGCCAGGCAGCGCTCTCGTATCGGGATGGTCTTTCAGCGGTTCAACCTCTTCCCGCACATGACTGCTCTGCAGAACGTCATGGAGGCGCCCCGGCAGGTCAAGAAATTCTCCAAGCAGGACGCCGGGCAACTGGCCCGCGAGCAGCTTGCCCGAGTCGGACTGACCGACCGCGCCGACCACTACCCGTCTCAGCTATCCGGCGGTCAGCAGCAGCGGGTGGCCATTGCACGTGCACTGGCCATGGACCCCGATCTGATGCTCTTCGACGAGCCAACCTCGGCGCTCGATCCCGAATTGGTGGGCGAGGTGCTGCAAGTGATGAAAGAGCTCGCCGAGACCGGCATGACGATGATCGTGGTGACTCACGAAGTGGGATTCGCCAGAGAAGTTGCCGATCAGGTGGTGTTCATGGACGACGGGCTGATCGTGGAGCGCGGTTCGGCCGATCAGGTCATCAACCATCCCGCCCAGGCACGAACCCGCGATTTCTTCGCGAAGGTCCTGTAA
- a CDS encoding antitoxin: MGLLDDIKSAADQHEDQVEQAIDKAGDAVDQATDSKFAGKVDRAQEFLKDKIGQPNAQ, from the coding sequence ATGGGGCTATTGGACGACATCAAGTCCGCCGCCGATCAACATGAGGATCAGGTGGAGCAAGCGATCGATAAGGCCGGCGACGCAGTCGACCAGGCCACCGACAGCAAGTTTGCCGGGAAAGTCGATCGGGCCCAGGAATTCCTCAAGGACAAGATCGGTCAACCGAACGCTCAGTGA
- a CDS encoding AzlD domain-containing protein, whose translation MSLWAWILLACAIAFATKLVGYLLPSRWLESPRFQRVSSALTIGLLAALVASNTFASGQQLAIDSRLLALIAAGIALWRKLPFLAVVVIGAAAAALGRLVGLP comes from the coding sequence ATGAGCCTCTGGGCTTGGATTCTGCTGGCGTGCGCGATCGCTTTCGCCACCAAACTCGTCGGCTATCTGCTGCCGTCAAGGTGGCTGGAGTCGCCTCGATTTCAGCGCGTCAGCAGCGCTCTGACGATCGGTCTGTTGGCTGCGCTGGTGGCCTCGAATACCTTCGCTTCCGGCCAGCAGCTTGCGATCGACTCCCGGCTGCTCGCGTTGATCGCCGCCGGAATCGCGCTGTGGAGAAAGCTCCCCTTCCTCGCGGTGGTCGTCATCGGAGCCGCGGCGGCGGCGCTCGGCAGGCTCGTCGGCCTCCCGTGA
- a CDS encoding AzlC family ABC transporter permease, with the protein MGLSVSIATGLYGISFGALAVAAGLDRWQTQMLSALMFTGGSQFAFVGSLPGGGMSALVAASLLGIRNAVYGAQLNASLAPRGPLKMIMAHLSIDESFATAMASDDQGERRRGFWTAGPGVWLLWNLFTFVGAWAGDAMGDPKIWGLDGAAVAAFLGLLWPRLRSKDAAGLAVICAAATVVAVPFAPPGIPLLVAGVVAVVVQLRHRAEARPPAESGDPGDDIGRIAIDRFVEDDAQDSASDYRRPGPGPGTDDSASSSSEGDHR; encoded by the coding sequence ATGGGGCTGTCGGTCTCCATCGCCACCGGGCTTTATGGCATCTCTTTTGGAGCATTGGCCGTGGCCGCAGGCCTCGACCGCTGGCAGACACAGATGTTGAGCGCACTGATGTTCACCGGAGGAAGCCAGTTCGCATTCGTCGGGAGCCTGCCGGGTGGCGGAATGTCTGCGCTCGTCGCCGCCAGTTTGCTCGGCATCCGCAACGCGGTCTACGGTGCGCAGCTGAATGCCTCCCTCGCCCCGCGTGGTCCCCTCAAGATGATCATGGCCCACCTCAGCATCGACGAGTCCTTCGCCACCGCGATGGCGTCGGACGACCAGGGCGAGCGTAGGCGGGGCTTCTGGACAGCGGGTCCCGGTGTGTGGCTGCTGTGGAATCTGTTCACTTTCGTCGGGGCCTGGGCCGGTGATGCGATGGGCGATCCGAAGATCTGGGGGCTGGATGGCGCAGCGGTAGCCGCCTTCCTCGGTCTGCTGTGGCCGAGACTGCGCAGCAAGGATGCGGCCGGTTTGGCTGTGATCTGTGCCGCGGCCACTGTTGTAGCTGTCCCATTTGCCCCGCCCGGAATCCCGCTGCTGGTCGCCGGAGTGGTGGCAGTCGTGGTGCAACTACGACACCGGGCCGAGGCCCGGCCTCCGGCCGAAAGCGGCGATCCCGGAGACGACATCGGGCGCATCGCAATCGACCGCTTCGTCGAGGACGACGCCCAGGACAGCGCGAGCGATTACCGGCGGCCTGGACCGGGGCCGGGCACCGACGACTCTGCGTCCTCGAGCAGCGAGGGAGATCATAGATGA
- a CDS encoding VTT domain-containing protein, whose amino-acid sequence MNPLEWDMPKLLIYATLFCIVFSRASATYALGRGLIAGASRVKATAKMQGERYRQACRLIARYGAPVVSLCFLTVGFQTMVLLASGGLRMPLRKFLPALAAGSIMWSALYGTVGFVGFHALRVVWEFSPLLCSLVLCALVAGLTGYVLYRRIRSRETSVGEAGDARSVNEPVIK is encoded by the coding sequence GTGAATCCACTCGAATGGGATATGCCCAAGCTGCTGATCTATGCGACGCTGTTCTGCATCGTCTTCTCACGCGCCAGCGCCACCTACGCGCTGGGCCGCGGGCTGATCGCCGGGGCGTCCAGGGTCAAGGCAACCGCGAAAATGCAGGGCGAACGCTACCGGCAGGCCTGCCGACTGATCGCCCGCTACGGTGCCCCGGTCGTCTCGTTGTGTTTTCTGACGGTCGGATTCCAGACGATGGTGCTGCTTGCTTCTGGTGGCCTGCGAATGCCGCTGCGTAAGTTCTTGCCCGCGCTTGCCGCCGGGAGCATCATGTGGTCGGCGCTCTACGGGACGGTCGGCTTCGTCGGATTCCATGCTCTGCGCGTCGTCTGGGAGTTCTCTCCCCTGCTCTGCTCGCTTGTCTTGTGTGCGCTGGTCGCAGGGTTGACCGGTTATGTCTTGTACCGCCGGATTCGAAGCAGAGAAACTTCTGTGGGCGAGGCCGGTGATGCCAGGTCGGTGAACGAGCCCGTGATCAAGTGA
- a CDS encoding AEC family transporter → MGDVLSGFFTIWFVIGVGWLLAQFRVLDANGQRALSQTSFWVGLPALLFGSLRTAQLERIFSLNVIVSLLAIFITLGIYLILASTLWRRSAGHKVIGGFASCYVNANNMGLPIAAYVLKDTSWVAPILLIQVVFLQPVGLSILDALTAKKHGQRTSMVSNVTLPLRNPMTIGVAAGLVVNLAGIQLPELVTSTIDLVGGIAVPAMLMAFGISLRTGPLPGSGNAGETVAVSVLKVLVQPLLAFALARFVFGLDADVTLAVTVMAALPTAQNVFIFAMRGEESVQLARDVIFISSFASIPAVTGLAALVHII, encoded by the coding sequence GTGGGAGATGTGCTGTCGGGCTTTTTCACCATCTGGTTCGTGATCGGCGTCGGATGGCTGCTCGCCCAATTCAGAGTGCTGGACGCCAACGGGCAGCGCGCGCTCTCTCAGACATCTTTCTGGGTCGGATTGCCCGCGCTGCTCTTCGGGAGCCTGCGCACCGCCCAGCTGGAACGCATCTTCTCACTCAACGTCATTGTCTCGCTGCTGGCGATTTTCATCACCCTGGGCATCTATTTGATCTTGGCTTCGACGCTGTGGCGGCGAAGCGCGGGCCACAAGGTGATCGGAGGCTTCGCGTCCTGCTACGTGAACGCGAACAACATGGGTCTGCCGATCGCCGCCTACGTGCTGAAGGACACCAGCTGGGTGGCGCCGATCCTGCTCATTCAGGTGGTCTTCCTGCAACCTGTCGGGTTGAGCATTCTCGACGCGCTGACCGCCAAGAAACACGGTCAGCGAACCAGCATGGTGAGCAACGTGACCTTGCCGCTGCGCAATCCGATGACCATCGGGGTGGCAGCCGGTTTGGTCGTCAATCTCGCCGGCATCCAGCTGCCGGAGCTGGTGACCTCGACGATCGATCTGGTCGGCGGAATCGCGGTCCCTGCGATGCTGATGGCCTTCGGTATCTCGCTTCGCACCGGGCCGCTACCCGGATCGGGCAACGCCGGCGAGACGGTGGCGGTGAGTGTTCTCAAGGTGCTCGTCCAGCCGCTGCTGGCCTTCGCGCTCGCCCGGTTCGTCTTCGGGCTGGACGCCGATGTCACCTTGGCGGTCACGGTGATGGCGGCACTGCCCACCGCACAAAACGTCTTCATTTTCGCGATGCGCGGCGAAGAATCAGTGCAGCTTGCGCGCGACGTCATTTTCATCTCGTCGTTCGCATCGATACCTGCGGTGACCGGGTTGGCGGCGTTGGTACATATCATCTGA
- a CDS encoding MFS transporter, with protein sequence MTSPDAVVSAGKPDEPRKTDDQKKMGRVRWTILAWLLFAGILNYMDRSSVSIAAPHMIEELGLNKTDIGLMGTVFSWTYAVCQLPAGWIIDKFGPRRVFAIAVGAWSIATSLMAAGHNMLHFLSFRFLLGIGESPNSPNCSKITTEWFPRSERGFATGIWDSGSKWGSAIAPPVLTALSLTFGWRAMFLIVGLVGLVLALCFWVFYRSPENDKRLSDEEYRHILTGRDSATDDDHPEVVIPWLSFFAHRQTWGMMLGFFSSIWIWNIFITFLPLFLQDTLGVSIASTGWVAAIPYIAGAIGGIFGGRVTMVLAQSGRKSPLQSKKQVLMVACVLVGVLLLVVPNVHNLVGAIIVLCFALALVAAIQSQSWALTSDVVPDTHAARFGGIMNFGGYFGGALAPVVTGFIADQTGSYTLAFYIAAVIAMLGAAFYGFLVKKPLVAIEEKA encoded by the coding sequence ATGACGTCGCCAGACGCAGTCGTCTCAGCCGGGAAGCCGGACGAGCCGCGAAAGACCGACGACCAGAAGAAGATGGGACGCGTCCGCTGGACGATTCTCGCTTGGCTGTTGTTCGCCGGGATTCTGAACTACATGGACCGCTCCTCGGTGTCGATCGCGGCCCCGCACATGATCGAAGAACTCGGCCTCAACAAGACCGACATCGGCCTGATGGGCACGGTCTTCTCCTGGACCTACGCCGTCTGCCAGCTGCCGGCCGGCTGGATCATCGACAAGTTCGGGCCCAGGCGGGTCTTCGCCATCGCGGTGGGAGCTTGGTCAATCGCCACCTCGCTGATGGCTGCCGGTCACAACATGCTGCACTTCCTGAGCTTTCGCTTCTTGCTGGGTATCGGAGAGTCTCCGAACTCGCCGAACTGCTCCAAAATCACCACCGAGTGGTTCCCGCGCTCCGAGCGCGGATTTGCCACCGGTATCTGGGATTCCGGCTCCAAGTGGGGGTCCGCCATCGCACCGCCCGTGCTGACCGCCCTGTCGCTGACTTTCGGGTGGCGCGCGATGTTCTTGATCGTCGGTCTCGTCGGCTTGGTGCTGGCGCTGTGCTTCTGGGTGTTCTATCGCTCGCCCGAGAACGACAAGCGGCTTTCGGACGAGGAGTACCGCCACATCCTGACCGGCCGCGATTCGGCCACCGATGACGATCATCCCGAGGTGGTCATCCCTTGGCTGTCCTTCTTCGCGCACCGGCAGACCTGGGGCATGATGCTCGGCTTCTTCTCCTCGATCTGGATCTGGAACATCTTCATCACCTTCCTGCCACTGTTCCTGCAGGACACCCTCGGCGTCTCGATCGCGTCCACCGGTTGGGTGGCCGCGATTCCCTACATCGCCGGCGCCATCGGCGGTATCTTCGGTGGCCGGGTCACCATGGTCTTGGCGCAGTCGGGCCGCAAGTCCCCGTTGCAGTCGAAGAAGCAGGTGCTGATGGTGGCCTGCGTCCTGGTCGGTGTGCTGCTGCTCGTCGTGCCGAATGTGCACAACCTGGTGGGCGCGATCATCGTTCTCTGCTTCGCTCTCGCACTGGTGGCTGCCATCCAGTCGCAATCCTGGGCGCTCACCTCTGACGTGGTTCCCGACACCCATGCCGCTCGGTTCGGCGGCATCATGAACTTCGGCGGCTACTTCGGTGGTGCGCTTGCCCCGGTGGTGACCGGTTTCATCGCCGACCAGACCGGTTCGTATACCTTGGCCTTCTACATCGCCGCGGTGATCGCGATGCTCGGTGCGGCCTTCTACGGGTTCCTGGTGAAGAAGCCGTTGGTCGCCATCGAGGAGAAGGCGTGA
- a CDS encoding 2-hydroxyacid dehydrogenase, translating to MSSAGVVRESTNGQVKPKLLQHIELPFLLTDGLADDFEVVDWRALSDSEFARIAGDFEILLSSGEDKVSAEFIDRLPNLKLIANFGVGYDGIDLAAAAKRGIKVSNTPGVVTDDVADLAVGFLITLSRDLRGCGRYAESGGWSNGPYKWTHKVAHSKVGIFGLGRIGSAIATRLVGFGVEVHYCDLVEREDSGFVYHESILDLAGAVDSLIISAPGGSDTDHLVDAAVLDALGSEGRLINTARGSLVDQEALIEALDAGRLGGAALDVLTDEPNVPSGLIGRDNVLVTPHIGTATWETRQEMSSLVIENIKSWLADGSLVTPVI from the coding sequence GTGAGCTCGGCGGGTGTCGTCCGCGAATCGACGAACGGCCAGGTCAAACCGAAACTGCTGCAGCACATCGAACTGCCGTTCTTGTTGACCGACGGACTGGCAGACGATTTCGAGGTGGTCGACTGGCGGGCGCTGAGCGATTCCGAGTTCGCCCGGATCGCCGGTGACTTCGAGATCCTGCTGAGCAGTGGCGAAGACAAGGTGAGTGCCGAGTTCATCGATCGGTTGCCGAATCTGAAGCTCATTGCGAACTTCGGCGTCGGCTACGACGGCATCGATCTGGCCGCGGCAGCGAAGCGGGGCATCAAGGTCTCCAACACTCCCGGCGTGGTGACCGACGATGTGGCCGACCTCGCGGTCGGATTCCTCATCACATTGTCCCGTGACCTGCGTGGTTGCGGCCGGTACGCCGAGTCGGGTGGCTGGTCGAATGGCCCCTATAAGTGGACGCACAAGGTCGCGCACTCCAAGGTCGGCATCTTCGGGTTGGGACGCATCGGCAGCGCCATCGCCACCCGGCTCGTGGGTTTCGGTGTCGAGGTGCACTACTGCGATCTGGTGGAGCGTGAAGACAGCGGCTTCGTCTACCACGAGTCCATTCTCGACCTGGCCGGTGCTGTTGACAGCCTGATCATTTCGGCGCCCGGTGGCAGCGACACCGATCATCTGGTGGATGCCGCTGTGCTGGACGCGCTGGGCTCCGAAGGCAGGCTGATCAATACCGCTCGGGGTTCACTGGTCGATCAGGAGGCCCTGATCGAGGCTCTCGACGCCGGACGACTCGGGGGCGCTGCGCTTGACGTGTTGACCGATGAACCGAACGTGCCGTCGGGATTGATCGGACGCGACAATGTGCTGGTGACACCGCATATCGGCACCGCCACCTGGGAGACCAGGCAGGAGATGTCGTCCCTGGTGATCGAGAACATCAAATCCTGGCTTGCCGATGGCTCACTGGTCACGCCCGTGATTTGA
- a CDS encoding RES family NAD+ phosphorylase — translation MVGRVVTCPPPNPFDPLVTVLESGELLYRVHSNRFASTEFNPGYGRSRFAFFSDADGAIVPVMYAAATQEAAVAETLLHDVPVTGGYLGYDDYSTKVMTRIRTTRRLRVATFHGLGLRRLKTDAADLTASPASTYDTTVLWSEAAHKAGLDGVVWMSRQCNDAKAYVFFGDRCADAIDQDLSFARIFEGPDVLWLIDLCAPLGVDVLPPC, via the coding sequence GTGGTCGGTCGAGTGGTGACCTGTCCGCCACCGAACCCGTTCGACCCGCTGGTCACTGTCCTGGAGTCGGGGGAGTTGCTGTACCGCGTGCACAGCAACCGTTTTGCGTCCACTGAGTTCAATCCGGGATATGGCCGCTCCAGGTTCGCGTTCTTCAGCGATGCAGATGGCGCCATCGTGCCAGTGATGTACGCAGCCGCCACTCAGGAGGCCGCTGTTGCCGAAACGCTATTGCACGATGTGCCCGTCACTGGTGGGTACCTGGGATACGACGACTACAGCACAAAGGTGATGACCCGGATTCGCACGACTCGGCGGTTGCGGGTGGCCACGTTCCATGGGCTTGGCCTCAGGCGGCTCAAGACGGACGCGGCCGACCTCACCGCCAGCCCCGCCTCAACCTATGACACCACGGTTCTGTGGTCCGAAGCCGCACACAAAGCCGGGCTCGACGGAGTGGTCTGGATGTCGCGTCAGTGCAATGACGCCAAGGCATACGTGTTTTTCGGAGACCGCTGCGCTGACGCGATCGATCAGGATCTCTCCTTCGCGCGGATCTTCGAAGGTCCGGACGTGCTGTGGCTGATCGACCTGTGCGCGCCACTGGGCGTCGACGTGTTGCCGCCCTGCTAA
- a CDS encoding type II toxin-antitoxin system RelE/ParE family toxin has product MWSVDVELIEVWLDSLDAGSRRQVMAAIELLRDLGPQLGRPLVDTVSAFRHKNMKELRPGSSGRSELRILFAFDPERSAIMLIAGDKSGDWKRWYKKKIPEADGLFDDHLRGSKGE; this is encoded by the coding sequence ATGTGGAGCGTGGATGTCGAGCTGATCGAGGTCTGGCTTGATTCACTTGACGCTGGTTCCCGGAGGCAGGTGATGGCTGCGATCGAGCTGCTGAGGGACCTCGGTCCTCAACTTGGCCGACCTTTAGTAGACACTGTCTCGGCGTTCCGGCACAAGAATATGAAGGAACTCAGACCGGGCTCTTCGGGTCGCTCCGAGTTACGCATTCTGTTCGCATTTGACCCCGAGCGATCTGCCATCATGCTGATCGCCGGAGACAAAAGTGGGGACTGGAAGCGCTGGTACAAGAAGAAGATTCCTGAGGCTGATGGCCTGTTCGACGACCACCTGCGCGGATCGAAAGGAGAGTGA
- a CDS encoding helix-turn-helix transcriptional regulator — translation MALSYEEYLAKHPMTPAERTEIDAHKERMLAEVRAYRLRDLREQAGLTQAQLAERIGVGQRQVSKIESGDLDNAKIGTIRRYLEAVGGELTVDYVFGDQRIQVA, via the coding sequence ATGGCATTGAGTTATGAGGAGTATTTGGCGAAACACCCCATGACCCCCGCAGAGCGCACGGAAATCGACGCACACAAGGAGCGCATGCTCGCGGAGGTCCGCGCCTACCGCCTTCGTGACCTTCGCGAGCAGGCCGGTCTCACGCAGGCCCAGTTGGCCGAACGCATCGGCGTCGGTCAGAGACAGGTCTCCAAGATCGAAAGCGGTGACCTCGACAACGCGAAGATAGGCACCATCCGTCGCTATCTTGAGGCCGTCGGCGGCGAACTGACTGTTGATTACGTATTTGGAGACCAAAGAATCCAGGTCGCTTGA
- a CDS encoding LacI family DNA-binding transcriptional regulator, translating into MHRVRLVDVAEHAGVSRATASLVQRDSPLVAELTRERVRESMRELGYVYDRSAASLRSSRSGVVGLVAPELSHPYLTQFVTGAQEVLEADGVLVLAGVTHDDPAQQLRLITALAERKIDGVLVVPANGSGPDDLGDSAIPLVQLVREVPGVGRDFVASDNASGGYQIARHLLRHGAEQLSFVGGLAHFSSYLPRLEGVTRGLAEAGIAAPMQYPCEPTRGQAREAAARAIADGADALICYSDEIAFGALEAARHAGKKVPDDLLATGFDDVAEARHCDPSLTTVASSGETAGREAARLLLRRLADPDADPERIFVASALVVRASCGCKDATPAADDRQAQNQGTGQ; encoded by the coding sequence ATGCACCGAGTGAGATTGGTGGATGTTGCCGAACATGCCGGCGTGTCCAGGGCCACGGCCTCCTTGGTCCAGCGGGATTCACCACTGGTTGCCGAGCTGACGCGCGAGCGCGTCCGCGAATCGATGCGCGAGCTTGGTTACGTCTACGATCGGTCGGCCGCATCGCTGCGCAGTTCGCGCAGTGGGGTGGTGGGGCTGGTCGCTCCGGAGCTCAGCCACCCCTATCTGACCCAGTTCGTGACGGGCGCCCAAGAGGTGCTGGAGGCCGACGGGGTGCTGGTGCTGGCCGGAGTGACCCATGACGATCCGGCACAGCAATTGCGGCTCATCACCGCACTCGCCGAACGCAAGATCGATGGCGTGCTGGTGGTGCCGGCCAACGGATCGGGCCCGGACGACCTTGGCGATAGCGCGATCCCCCTCGTCCAACTGGTGCGCGAAGTGCCGGGAGTTGGACGAGACTTCGTCGCGTCGGACAATGCCTCCGGCGGTTATCAGATCGCGCGGCACCTGCTCCGTCATGGTGCAGAACAGCTCAGCTTCGTCGGCGGCTTGGCCCATTTCTCGTCGTACCTACCCCGGCTTGAGGGCGTCACTCGCGGGCTTGCCGAGGCCGGGATCGCGGCGCCAATGCAATACCCGTGTGAGCCCACTCGCGGGCAGGCCCGCGAGGCGGCGGCCCGTGCGATCGCCGACGGGGCCGACGCCTTGATCTGCTATTCGGACGAGATCGCATTCGGTGCGCTGGAGGCAGCTCGGCACGCGGGCAAGAAGGTTCCTGACGACCTTCTGGCCACCGGGTTCGACGACGTCGCCGAGGCACGTCATTGTGATCCGAGCCTGACCACTGTCGCCTCGTCGGGTGAGACGGCCGGACGAGAAGCGGCCCGACTCTTGCTACGGCGATTGGCTGACCCGGACGCGGATCCGGAACGGATCTTCGTGGCCAGCGCGCTTGTCGTCCGGGCATCGTGCGGGTGCAAAGACGCGACTCCAGCCGCTGACGATAGGCAAGCCCAAAACCAAGGAACGGGTCAATGA
- a CDS encoding CoA-transferase, protein MRCPPVLSAADAAALIPDGATVAVSSASAIGCPDAVLAAIGERFEQTGSPSRITSIHAINSGDMSAGIAGVDHLAKPGLLARIIGGSYPAGPSKMAKPAARELLESGGCQAYMFPSGVVYEMIRAAAAKQPGVFTDVGVGTYFDPRIEGGKMNDVTPDLARIENLDGREWIYVPAIPIDVAIIRATTADPAGNLTFEDEAAVLGTLDAAMAAHNNGGIVIAQVKRTIATKHHPREVHVPGALVDAIVVAPDQQQAGGIFFDPAISGTEIKSLDDIDRVGFDITKVIARRAAMELHHGDLANLGFGISANVPRILMEEGLDGEVTWVIEQGPVGGFPVTGKAFGAAYNPDAIVASSDQFILLQGGGIDIALLSFMEVSGHGDVNVSLMRKATHVTAGVGGFADITAHAKRIVFSGQFTAGRKEVKLGDGRLEIVTDGTIAKFLPEVAQITWSGQVGAQRGQQVLYVTERAVLELRDQVITVVEIAPGVDLERDVLAKAGIPLAVADDLLLMDARIFTDEPMGLELGAPRRAIVLAGKEN, encoded by the coding sequence ATGCGTTGTCCACCTGTTCTGAGTGCTGCCGATGCAGCGGCGCTCATCCCCGACGGAGCCACCGTCGCAGTATCGTCCGCATCGGCGATCGGTTGTCCGGACGCGGTCCTGGCCGCGATCGGAGAACGGTTCGAGCAGACCGGTTCGCCGAGCCGGATCACCTCGATTCATGCCATCAACTCGGGTGACATGTCCGCCGGAATCGCCGGGGTCGACCATCTCGCCAAACCGGGCCTGCTGGCCAGGATCATCGGGGGCTCCTACCCGGCCGGGCCGTCCAAGATGGCCAAGCCTGCCGCTCGTGAGCTGCTGGAATCGGGCGGTTGCCAGGCCTATATGTTCCCCTCCGGAGTCGTCTACGAGATGATCCGCGCGGCCGCGGCGAAGCAGCCCGGGGTGTTCACGGACGTCGGAGTCGGCACCTATTTCGATCCCCGGATCGAGGGCGGCAAGATGAACGATGTCACGCCCGACCTGGCCCGGATCGAGAATCTCGACGGCAGGGAATGGATCTATGTGCCGGCGATCCCGATCGACGTGGCGATCATCCGCGCCACGACCGCCGACCCGGCCGGCAACCTCACCTTCGAGGACGAGGCAGCGGTGCTCGGCACCCTCGATGCCGCGATGGCGGCCCACAACAACGGCGGCATCGTCATCGCCCAGGTGAAGCGGACGATCGCCACCAAACATCACCCGCGTGAGGTGCATGTGCCCGGCGCCCTGGTGGATGCCATCGTGGTCGCACCCGATCAGCAACAGGCCGGTGGCATCTTCTTCGACCCGGCGATCTCGGGCACCGAGATCAAGTCCCTCGATGACATCGACCGGGTGGGCTTCGACATCACGAAGGTGATCGCGCGCAGGGCCGCCATGGAATTGCACCATGGTGATCTCGCCAATCTCGGTTTCGGAATCTCGGCCAACGTGCCCCGCATCCTGATGGAGGAAGGGCTCGACGGCGAAGTCACCTGGGTGATCGAGCAGGGCCCGGTTGGCGGGTTCCCGGTCACCGGCAAGGCATTCGGCGCCGCCTACAACCCGGACGCGATCGTCGCGTCGAGCGACCAGTTCATCTTGCTGCAGGGCGGGGGCATCGACATCGCGCTGCTCAGCTTCATGGAGGTCTCTGGACACGGCGACGTCAACGTGTCGCTGATGCGCAAGGCCACCCACGTCACCGCCGGAGTCGGCGGGTTCGCCGACATCACCGCGCACGCCAAGAGAATCGTGTTCTCCGGCCAGTTCACCGCCGGACGCAAAGAGGTCAAGCTCGGTGATGGACGCCTGGAGATCGTCACCGACGGCACGATCGCGAAATTCCTGCCCGAGGTGGCGCAGATCACCTGGTCGGGCCAGGTGGGTGCGCAGCGCGGCCAGCAGGTGCTCTACGTCACCGAGCGCGCCGTCCTCGAACTTCGCGACCAAGTGATCACCGTTGTCGAGATCGCACCAGGAGTCGACCTCGAACGCGATGTGCTCGCCAAAGCCGGCATCCCGCTGGCGGTCGCCGACGACCTGTTGCTGATGGACGCCCGGATCTTTACCGACGAGCCGATGGGCCTTGAGCTCGGGGCGCCACGCCGTGCGATCGTCCT